From Micromonospora carbonacea:
TCCACGCGCCGGGGATCTCCCGGGCCAGCCGGTCGGAGACGTTGTAGTAGGAGCGCGGGTCCTCCGGCGCGACGGCGGTCGGGCAGACCACCACCTCCGCGCCGTACGCCCGCAGCACGTCCTGCTTGTCCTGGCTGACCTTGTCGGGGCAGACGAACACGCACCGGTAGCCCTTGAGCTGCGCCACCAGGGCCAACCCGACGCCGGTGTTGCCGCTGGTCGGCTCGACGATCGTGCCGCCGGGCCGCAGGATGCCGGCGGCCTCGGCGTCCTCGACCATGCGCAGCGCGATGCGGTCCTTCACCGAGCCGCCCGGGTTGAGGTATTCCACCTTCGCCAGCACGGTGGCCCGGATGCCCTCGGTCACGTTGCGCAGCCGCACCAGCGGGGTGTTGCCGATCATCTCGACGACGTTGTCGTAGTAGTGCACCTCGTTGTGCCCTTCGTTGCGGCGCCGGCGACGGCGGCCGGGCAGACGTTGATTCGACGCCCAGGGTACGTCCCGTCAGGGCACCACATGGCCCGGGATGACGGAGGCCCGGCGGACCTCCCACTCCAGGAACCGCTCGGTCTCCGCGAGCACCGCACCGGCCAGCCAGGTCACCATCACCGCGTCGTCGGCCAGGCCGAAGACCGCCAGCGGGATCTCCGGGAGCAGGTCGATCGGCGAGACGATGTACGCCGTCGCCGCGGTCATCAGGGCCAGCCGGAGGCCGCCGTCGTACTCGCCGCGGGTGGTGGCCCGGATCATCCGGGGCAGCGCCGCCAGCCGGGCCCCCAGCGACGGGCCGCCCCGCGCCCCGGCGGTCAGCGCCCGGGCCAGCGCCGCGAACGCCGCGCCGCGCTTCAGTGTCTTCCCCATCTCCACGCCCCTTTCGACTCCACAGCGTGCGGTGTCCACGCAAGGGGTACCCGCAACAGTCGCCTCCCAGCCAGAAACCGGGCAGTACGACGACAGCGGCGTGTCGTATCGGCGCGATAATGTCGGTGCATGGGGGTCGCTGGGGTCGCTGGCTCAATCGCACCGGCCGGTCCGCGCGGGCGGTCCGCCCCGCGCTGGCAGCCCGGCCCGCGCTGGCAGCGGGCGCGGCGGCTGGCCCGCGTCGCGGCGATCGGCACGGGCGCCACCGCCGCGGCCGCCGCGGCGACGACCGGGGTCCTGCTCGGCCAGGCCCGGCAGGCCCGGCGCACCATCCCGATGGCCGAGGCTCCCCCGCCGCGCTGCGACGGCGTCTACGGCGCGAAGCTCCCCGGCCCGCCGCTGACCATGGTCGTCCTCGGCGACTCCTCCGCCGCCGGCTACGGCGTGCACCGCCGCCGGGAGACGCCGGGTTCGTTGCTGGCCACCGGGCTGTCCCGCCGGCTGCACCGGCCGGTGCGGCTGCGCCGGTTCGCCGTGGTGGGCGCCATCTCCTCGGGCCTGAAGCCGCAGGTGGAGGCCGCGCTGGAGGTGTCGCCCGACGTCGCGGTGATCCTGATCGGCGGCAACGACGTCACCAACCGCACCCCGCCGGCCCTGGCGGTGCGCTACCTGGTCGACGCGGTCCGCGCGCTGCGCGGGGTCGGCTGCGAGGTGGTGGTCGGCACCTGCCCCGACCTCGGTGCCATCCAGCCGATCCAGCCGCCGCTGCGCTGGCTGGCCCGGCGGTGGAGCCGGCAGCTCGCCGCCGCCCAGACGGTGGCGGTGGTCGAGGCGGGCGGCTGGACGGTCTCCCTCGGGGACCTGCTCGGCCCCCGGTTCGTCGCCGAGCCGACCCGGATGTTCGCCTGGGACCGGTTCCATCCCTCCGCGGAGGGGTATGCGGTGGCCGCCGCCGCGCTGCTGCCGACGGTGCTCTCCGCGCTCGGCGGGGCGCCGGAGCGCCGCGCCGGCCTCGCCCGGGGCGAGGGTGTCCGGTCGCTGCCGGAGGCGGCCCAGGAGGCGGCCCGGCACGCCGGAACGGAGGTCAGCGCCACCCAGGTCCGGGGCCGCGACCGCGGGCCGGGCGGGCGGTGGGCGCAGCTGCGCCGGCGGGCCTTCTTCGGCGTCGGCGCGGTGCCGCAGGCCGGTCCGGCAGCCGACTCACCCACACTGGAAGGACGGCCATGACCGAGCACGGCGGCAGGCGCGGTGGCGGTGACCGGGGGCTCGGCGCGGAGCTCGCCGTCCGGCTGGGCCGGGCGGCGGCGATGTCCCTGGTCGCCGGGACGATCGGCGGCGCGGCCGTCCTGGCCGGCGAGGCGTTCCTGGCCCGCAACCGCCCGTACGCCCAGCCCGAGCTGGGCCTGGCCCTGCGCGCCACGATCGGCCGGGCCGGCGCGCCGCCGCTGCGGCTGGTCCTGCTCGGCGACTCGTCCGCGCTGGGGGTCGGGGTGGCCCGGCTCGGCGACACCGTCGGTGGCCAGTTGGCCAACCTGCTCGCCGAGGGTCCGACCGGCCGGCGGGTGCACCTGTCCAGCGTCGGGGTGTCCGGCTCCCGCTCCACCGACCTGGCCACCCAGGTGGCCCGGGCGCTGCTCGGCCCGCGCCCCGACGTGGCGGTGGTCCTGATCGGCGCCAACGACGCCACCGCGCTGCGCAGCCCGGCCGAGGCCGGGGCCTACCTCGGGTCGGCCGTGCGGCGGCTGCGCGAGGCGCAGGTCGAGGTGGTGGTCGGCACCTGCCCGGATCTCGGCGCGGCCCGCGCGATCGCCCCGCCGCTGCGGCAGGTGGTCGGCTGGTCCGGCCGGCGGATCGCCCGCGCGCAGACGACGGCCGCGCTGGACGCGGGCGGCACGGTGGTCGACCTGGGCACCGAGACCGGCCCGGTGTTCCGGGCCGACGCCGGCACGTTCTGCCACGACGGCTTCCACCCGTCCGCCGACGGGTACCGGATCTGGGCGCACGCCCTGCTCCCGGCCGTCGCCGCCGCCGCGGACGTCGCCCCCCGCCATTGATCGGGCCCGCCCGGCGGGCGGCGGGCCGGGGTGACATTTCCCGCTGGTCGCTCTGCTTCCCGGTAGGTTACCGCCAAGTTAACGTTGGTTCATGCCGACTGAGTCGTCCCGCGATGCCGTCATCGTCGCCACCGCCCGCTCCCCCATCGGCCGGGCGCACAAGGGTTCCCTGCGCGACGTCCGCCCCGACGACCTCGCCGCCACCATCGTCCGGGCCGCCCTGGACAAGGTCCCCCAGCTCGATCCGACCGAGATCGACGACCTCTACCTCGGGTGCGGCCTGCCCGGCGGCGAGCAGGGCTTCAACATGGCCCGCGTGGTCGCCACCCTGCTGGGCCTCGACGGCCTGCCCGGCGCCACGCTCACCCGCTACTGCGCCTCGTCGCTCCAGACCACCCGGATGGCGATGCACGCGATCCGGGCCGGCGAGGGCGACGTGTTCGTCTCCGCCGGGGTGGAGACCGTCTCCCGCTACGCGCGCGGCAACTCCGACGCGCTCCCGCCGCAGGCGCAGGAGCTGGTCGGGGGCGGCTGGGAGAACCCGCGCTTCGCCGCCGCGCGGGAGCGCTCGGCGCGGCGCGCCGAGGGCGGCGCGGAGGTCTGGGCCGACCCCCGCTCCACCGGGGAACTGCCCGATGTCTACCTGGCCATGGGGCAGACCGCCGAGAACCTGGCCCAGGCGTACGACGTGAGCCGCGCCGAGATGGACGCCTTCGGCGTGCGCAGTCAGAACCTGGCCGAGAAGGCGATCGCCGACGGCTTCTGGGCCCGCGAGATCACCCCGGTCACCACGCCCGACGGCACCGTGGTCGACACCGACGACGGCCCCCGTCCCGGGGTGACCCTGGAGGGCGTCGCCGGGCTCAAGCCGGTGTTCCGCCCCGACGGCCGGATCACCGCCGGCAACTGCTGCCCGCTCAACGACGGCGCGGCCGCCGTGGTGATCATGAGCGCCCAGCGGGCCCGGGACCTCGGCCTCACCCCGCTGGCGCGGATCGTCTCCACCGGCGTCACCGCCCTCTCCCCCGAGATCATGGGCCTCGGGCCGGTGGAGGCGTCGAAGCAGGCCCTGCGCCGCGCCGGGATGACCATCGACGACGTCGACCTGGTGGAGATCAACGAGGCGTTCGCCGCCCAGGTCATCCCCTCCTACCGGCAGCTCGGCATCGACGAGGAGAAGCTGAACGTGATGGGCGGCGCGATCGCCGTCGGCCACCCGTTCGGCATGACCGGCGCCCGGATCACCGGCACGCTGCTCAACGCCCTGGACTGGCACGACAAGAGCATCGGCCTGGAGACGATGTGCGTCGGCGGCGGACAGGGCATGGCCATGGTCCTCGAACGCCTGAGCTGAGCCGCGCGTCGCCTCCCGGCGCTCCCGCCGACCGCACGGGCGGCCGGCCAACGGGGTCGGCGCACGGGCTGCCGCGCGGCGCCGGCGCACGGGCATCCTGCCACGCGGGGCCGGCGCGCGGACATCCTGCCACGCGGGGCCGGCGCGCGGGCGTCAGAGCGCGGACCGGGTCGCCGTCACCTCGGCGGCGGCCCGGGTCAGCACGGCGTCGGCCGGGGCCGCCGCCAGCAGGTCGGCGGCGACCACCCGGAGCTGGTCGGGCAGGGCCAGGTCGTTGTCGAGCCGGGGCACCGCCCGGCGGGGCTGCCCCTCGGCGTCGGCGGCGAGGTTCGCGATCTCCTGCACCAGCCGGTGCACCAGGTCGGCCCGGGGCACGTTGCCGCCGCCGGCCGAGGCCGCCCAGCGCGGCTGCTGCCAGTGCCCGACCTGACGGACCAGCAGCTCCACGGCCCGGCCCAGTTCCGCTGCGCTCACCGCGCCGAGTCTACGGACGCCGGGCCGACGTGCCCCGTGCGGTCGCCGTGCCCGGCGCGGCCGGTGGACGGCCGGGGCGGGGCGGCCGGGCCGGAACACGACGG
This genomic window contains:
- a CDS encoding YkvA family protein, encoding MGKTLKRGAAFAALARALTAGARGGPSLGARLAALPRMIRATTRGEYDGGLRLALMTAATAYIVSPIDLLPEIPLAVFGLADDAVMVTWLAGAVLAETERFLEWEVRRASVIPGHVVP
- a CDS encoding SGNH/GDSL hydrolase family protein; amino-acid sequence: MGVAGVAGSIAPAGPRGRSAPRWQPGPRWQRARRLARVAAIGTGATAAAAAATTGVLLGQARQARRTIPMAEAPPPRCDGVYGAKLPGPPLTMVVLGDSSAAGYGVHRRRETPGSLLATGLSRRLHRPVRLRRFAVVGAISSGLKPQVEAALEVSPDVAVILIGGNDVTNRTPPALAVRYLVDAVRALRGVGCEVVVGTCPDLGAIQPIQPPLRWLARRWSRQLAAAQTVAVVEAGGWTVSLGDLLGPRFVAEPTRMFAWDRFHPSAEGYAVAAAALLPTVLSALGGAPERRAGLARGEGVRSLPEAAQEAARHAGTEVSATQVRGRDRGPGGRWAQLRRRAFFGVGAVPQAGPAADSPTLEGRP
- a CDS encoding acetyl-CoA C-acetyltransferase yields the protein MPTESSRDAVIVATARSPIGRAHKGSLRDVRPDDLAATIVRAALDKVPQLDPTEIDDLYLGCGLPGGEQGFNMARVVATLLGLDGLPGATLTRYCASSLQTTRMAMHAIRAGEGDVFVSAGVETVSRYARGNSDALPPQAQELVGGGWENPRFAAARERSARRAEGGAEVWADPRSTGELPDVYLAMGQTAENLAQAYDVSRAEMDAFGVRSQNLAEKAIADGFWAREITPVTTPDGTVVDTDDGPRPGVTLEGVAGLKPVFRPDGRITAGNCCPLNDGAAAVVIMSAQRARDLGLTPLARIVSTGVTALSPEIMGLGPVEASKQALRRAGMTIDDVDLVEINEAFAAQVIPSYRQLGIDEEKLNVMGGAIAVGHPFGMTGARITGTLLNALDWHDKSIGLETMCVGGGQGMAMVLERLS
- a CDS encoding SGNH/GDSL hydrolase family protein; this encodes MSLVAGTIGGAAVLAGEAFLARNRPYAQPELGLALRATIGRAGAPPLRLVLLGDSSALGVGVARLGDTVGGQLANLLAEGPTGRRVHLSSVGVSGSRSTDLATQVARALLGPRPDVAVVLIGANDATALRSPAEAGAYLGSAVRRLREAQVEVVVGTCPDLGAARAIAPPLRQVVGWSGRRIARAQTTAALDAGGTVVDLGTETGPVFRADAGTFCHDGFHPSADGYRIWAHALLPAVAAAADVAPRH